The Chengkuizengella sediminis DNA window GCAGTCTGGTAGCTCGTCGGGCTCATAACCCGAAGGTCGTAGGTTCAAATCCTGCCCCCGCAACCAAATCATAATGTGGAGCTGTGGTGTAGAGGCCTAACATGCCTGCCTGTCACGCAGGAGATCGCGGGTTCGAATCCCGTCAGCTCCGCCATTTAAAACATAACAAGGGATGATGAACCCATTGGGTTCGTTGGAGCATAAACTTCAGAAGGATTGCATCGCATTCTCGCACGAAGTAAGAGTATCCCGTCAGCTCGCCATTACAATCATAATAAGTAAGGCTCGATAGCTCAGTCGGTAGAGCAGAGGACTGAAAATCCTCGTGTCGGCAGTTCGATTCTGTCTCGAGCCACCATTTTTAGAAACATTCGCCGTTGTAGCTCAACTGGTAGAGCAACTGACTTGTAATCAGTAGGTTGGGGGTTCAAGTCCTCTCGACGGCACCATTTTGGAGGATTAGCGAAGTGGCCAAACGCAGCAGACTGTAAATCTGTTCCCATCGGGTTCGGTGGTTCGAATCCATCATCCTCCACCATTTATAGGGGCATAGTTTAAAGGTAGAACAGCGGTCTCCAAAACCGTTAGTGTGGGTTCAATTCCTGCTGCCCCTGCCAGAGAAAAAAAGTAAGATAGTAAATTTTTACGGCGGTCGTGGCGAAGTGGTTAACGCACCGGTTTGTGGATCCGGCATTCGAGGGTTCAATTCCCTTCGGCCGCCCCATTGGGGATTAGCCAAGCGGTAAGGCAACGGACTTTGACTCCGTCATGCACAGGTTCGAATCCTGTATCCCCAGCCATTACGCGGACGTGGCTCAGTGGTAGAGCATCGCCTTGCCAAGGCGAGGGTCGCGAGTTCGAATCTCGTCGTCCGCTCCATGATAATTTGGCGCCATAGCCAAGTGGTAAGGCAGAGCTCTGCAAAAGCTTTATCCCCAGTTCAAATCTGGGTGGCGCCTCCACAAATTTAATAGAATGTGTATAATGTGCCGGGGTGGCGGAATTGGCAGACGCACAGGACTTAAAATCCTGCGGTAGGTGACTACCGTACCGGTTCGATTCCGGTCCTCGGCACCATTTTTATTATACGCCCTTAGCTCAGCTGGATAGAGCGTTTGACTACGAATCAAAAGGTCGGGAGTTCGAATCTCTCAGGGCGTGCCATTTGAAACATCATAGAAATACTAAACGCTAGAGATAATTCGAACATTAGAGTTCGTCGGAGCATAAGCTTCGAAAGCAAAAGCATCGCAGTCAGGTACTGCATCTCTCAGGGCGTGCCATTTGAAACATCATAGAAATACTAAACGCTAGAGATAATTCGAACGTTAGAGTTCGTCGGAGCATAAGCTTCGAAAGCAAAAGCATCGCAGTCAGGTACTGCATCTCTCAGGGCGTGCCAGTTAATCTTCATTGATAGACAAAATGTAATGAGATAAAAATATAATTTAATAATATACATGCCGGTGTGGCGGAATTGGCAGACGCGACGGACTCAAAATCCGTTTCCAGCAATGGAGTGGGGGTTCGAGTCCCTTCACCGGCACCATACATAAATGATAACATCTATTTTTAAAAAAATAGATGTTTTTTTGTTTGCGATGTATGCTGTCGAGCTGATGATTTGAAAGAAAACCTATCACCTAGCTAATGGGAAAATAATAGGACTTCGATGATACCAGAAAAATTCTACAATAATGAAAGTATGGATGCGAATATTTCGTTATATATATCTATAATAAGTCTTAACTTTTGCTAAAACCCTGCTGTAGTAATTAATAATTATATCTACATACTTTTTTAAGCAATAATACAGGTTAAAAAAAGATAACGATTACCTGTAAGTTTCATATTAGTTTCATTTAGGGATATCACGAAAAATTCAAACCTTAATAGTATGAAGTTATTAAATAAAGATTTTAAACTGAAAATTACCTCATTCTAAAGATATAAATATACTATACGAGGAGAATCTTGAAATGAAATTACTAATAATAAATGGAACCTTTCTTACGATGAATGGAAATGAAACGATAAAAAATGGATATATGGTTATTGAAAATGAATTCATTCAATACATAGGGAAAGATAAGCCTGAAGGTGAAAATAACTATGATCAAATGATTAATGGGGCCGATCGTATCTATATGCCTGGATTAATAAATACACATACTCATGCAGCGATGTCATTGCTTCGTGGTTATGCGGATGATTTAGCTCTCAAAACTTGGTTAGCAAAGATTTGGCCAATCGAAGCTAAATTTACAAAAGAAGATGTCAAGTGGGGAACCCTTTTGTCCATTTTGGAAATGCTCAAAGGCGGTATCACTTGTTTTGTAGATATGTATCATCATATGGATGAAGTAGCACAATCGGTTGAAATTTCAGGAGTGAGAGCTTGTTTAACTAGAGGTTTAATAGGATTTGGAGGTAAAGAGGCACAACAAGCTATATTAAAAGAGGCTAAGACATTTTCAAAATATTGGAATGGAAAAGCAAACGGAAGAATTACGACGATGATGAGTCCTCATTCTTTGTATACTTGTACTCCTGAATTTATAGAACAAATCCTGCAAGTGGCAAAGGAATTAAAGTTGCCCATTCATATGCATATGTCTGAGACGTTAAGTGAAGTTGAAGAAAATGTGAAACAGTACGGTTTAAGGCCTGTAGCCCATTTGCAAAAGTTAGGTGTGTTTGATCATCCATGTTTAGTTGCTCATGCGGTTTATTTAACAGATGAAGAAATTGATATCTTAAAAGAATTTTCAGTTCATGTCTCACACAATCCAGGAAGTAATTTGAAATTAGCTAGTGGTATCGCCAGATTGCCGAAATTATTGAAAGAAGGGGTTCTTGTTTCTTTAGGAACAGATAGTGCCGCCAGTAATAATAATTTAGATATGATTGAGGAAGTTAGATTAGCAGCATTAATTCACAAAGGAAATACAGGAGATCCCACAGCTATTTCTGCAGTAGACGCTTTACGTTTAGGAACGATCGATGGCGCCAAATCAATATGGTTAAATGATGTAGGTATGTTAAAAGTAGGCATGAGAGCGGATTTCATTGCTATAAATACCGATCAAGCTCATGTATTACCCAAATATGATTTTATTTCAAATATTGTATATTCTGCAAGAGCATGTGATGTTGAAGATGTATGGGTAAATGGAAAACAGCTCGTTAAAAATAAAGAAATGCTCATATTGGATGAGGAACAAATTAAATATGAATTTAATGTCCGTTTTGAAAGGTTAACTAAATTTATGAGCGAACTATAAAGTAAAAATTAGTTAAAAATATTTTGCTCATTTTATTATAAATTAATGTCAGGTTATATCAAACTCATTTATGAAATCAAATCGGCCTTTTCCCATACCTAACCTCACATAAATCTGGTTATTATTTTATCCTTTATAAACCTGCGGTTCAAGTTTAATTTCATCTTTTATATTTCTTACCTCCGTTTTCGTCTATGGTATTAATTTTTTCACTTCTAAATACAATATATAAAGTTTTTTTAGAGGAGGAAAAAGGGTGTGGGTACAATTGGAAAAAGTATTATACGTAAAGAAGCTCTTGATAAAGTAAAAGGTAAATCAAAATATACAGGGGATGACCAATCCGCGATGCTTCATGCAAAAATGCTGATCAGTCCATATGCCCATGCAAAAATAAAACATATAGATACTTCTAAAGCACGGAATACTCCCGGTGTAAGAGCTATATTAACAGGAGATCCTCTCCCTCTCACTGGTGAAGAAATCCGTGATCGTCCACCCATTGCCTATGATAAAGTACGTTATTATGGTGAAGTCGTAGCTGTAGTTGTCGCAGACAATCCAATGCTTGCAAAAAATGCCGCAAATCTAATCAGAGTAACATATGAACCATTACCTGTAGTGAACTCTTCAACTCAAGCTTACGAAAAAAATGCCCCCTTAGTTCATGAAAATTTAGATTCATATCAACATCTGAAGGAAGCTTTCCCAGAAAAAGATACAAACATTGCTAATCGTACAAAAATCAGAAAAGGAAATATAACGTTAGGTTGGAATAAAAGCGATGTTGTAGTTGAGGCAAGTTTTTCTTTCTCTCCATCCGATCATGCTGCTATGGAAACAAGATGTGTGATTGCAGAAATCCGTCAAGATGAAACGATTGTCATTACCTCCTCATCTCAAGCTCCTTTTATTATTAAAAAATTAATGCATGATTATTTTGCTGTTGATGTTGGCAAAGTGATTGTAAATACACCATTTGTTGGTGGTGGTTTTGGAGGGAAAGACTCCGTTCAATTAGAATTGATTGCTTATCTTGCTTCAAAAGCTGTGGATGGAAGAAAAGTGAAGATTTTAAATTCTAGAGAAGAAGATTTAATCACATCACCTGTTCATATTGGACTTGATGCAACTATAAAACTTGGGTGTACGAAAGATGGAAAATTACAAGCAGCAGAAATATTATATTTATTTGATGGTGGTGCGTATTCAGATAGTGCAGTTAGTATCAGCCGCGCAGCAGGCGCTAACTGTACGGGACCTTATCAAATAGATAACATTTGGTGTGACTCTTTATGTATGTATACAAATCATCCTTATGCTGCCCCCTTCAGAGGTTATGGGCATTCAGAAGCAATGTTTGTTTTTGAAAGAACGATGGATATACTAGCTAAAAAAAGTAAGATAGATCCTTTGCAATTACGATTACTCAATGCCATTGTGCCTGGAGATACAACACCTACTCAAGTGCTTGTAAATAAAAGTAATATAGGTAATCTACCTGAATGTATTCATCGATTAAAAACGATCATGAATTGGGATGAAGGGCAGATTGTTAAAATTAGTGATACGAAAGTACGTACAAAAGGAATTTGCTGTATGTGGAAAAACTCGGTGATACCCTCCGATGGTGGATCAGGGGTCATTCTAACCTTTAATCCTGACGGAAGCATCAATATTATTTCTGGAGTTGTAGAAATAGGGACAGGAACTAAAACCGTTCTTACGCAAATGTTAGCTGATAAAATGAAGATCGATATCAATCAAATCTATGTGCAAATGGAAGTCAATACACAGTCCACTCCAGAGCATTGGAAAACCGTAGCCAGTAGAGGTGCATTTATGGCTGGTAGAGCTTTACTTAGTGCTGCAGACGATGCCATTCGACAATTAAAGGATTTAACTGCCTGTATACTAAGATGTTCTAAGGAAGATTTAGAGATCGGATTCGGTAGAGTTTTCCTAAGAGATAACCCCAATATTGGTTTAGATATTAAAGACATTGCCTTTGGTTACAAATATCCTAATGGAAATGTAATTGGAGGTCAAATTATTGGTAGGGGAAACTATATTCAAAGACATATATCTTATTTAAACCCGGAAACTGGAGCAGGAAAATTAGGGCCAGAGTGGGGCGTTGCAGCACAAGGTGTAGAGGTTGAATTTGATGCAATGGATTATACCTACAAAATTATTAAGGCCTTTACAGTAATTGATATTGGTAAAGTGTTAAATGAAAAAGCTGCTCTAGGCCAAGTTATGGGGGGAATGAGCATGGGATTAAGTTTTGCTGCAAGAGAAACTTTTGTATTTGATGAACTTGGAAGAGTATCAAATCCACAATTAAGAACATATCGATCACTCCGGTTTGGTGAACATCCAAAATATGCAGTGGAATTTGTTGAAACTCCTTTTCAAGAGGGTCCATATGGTGCACGTGGTGTTGGAGAACACGGTTTAATTGGTATGCCTGCTGCATTGGCAAACAGTTTATCGATTGCAGCTGGGGTAGAACTGAATCAGTTGCCGCTCATTCCTGAGTTGATATGGAAAATGAAAGAGGGTTCAGTGAATGGTTCCTTTTGATTTTGAATACTATAAACCACTTCTATACGAGAGGCAGTCCAATTATTTCACTCTGAACAATAATGATTATTTACTTTTTTATTGCAGTGTCTAATGCTACTTCAATCATATCATTAAAAGTAGTTTCTTTTTCTTCGGGAGTAGTTTCTTCACCAGTTAAAATATGATTACTTACAGTTAAAATAGATAGTGCGTTTACATCAAATTTAGCTGCTAATGTATATAATGCTGTAGTTTCCATTTCAACTCCGAGTATGCCATAGCGAGCTAACCTTTTAAACTGTGCATTATCATTATAAAATTGATCCGTAGTAAATACGCTACCTACTTTTAGATTTAATCCTTTTTCAATACTTGCGTTATAAGCTCTTTTTAATAAATTGAAGGTAGCTGTAGGAGCATAATCAATAGGTCCAAATTCAATACGATTCATTTGAGAATCTGTTGAGGAGGTTATGGCAAGAATGATATCACGTACTTTCACATCTTTCTGAATTGCCCCACATGTTCCAACTCTAATTAGATTTTCCACACCATAACTTTGAATTAATTCATTTACATAAATGGCGATAGAAGGTACTCCCATTCCTGTTCCTTGAACAGAAATACGTTCATTTTTATATATACCTGTAAACCCTAACATGCCACGAACATTGTTATAACAAAAAATATCTTCTAAGAAGGTTTCTGCGATATATTTTGCGCGTAATGGATCACCTGATAACAGAATTGTTTCTGCGATTTCATTTTTTTTTGCTTCTATATGTATGCTCATTTTAACAACCCTTTCTCGTTTAACTTTAATGAATTTACATCGCGATTTTTAACGATTTGATATTAGTCGTACTTTTACATTCTTCTATTTAAAACTATAAAACAAATCTATGCTGAAGCGGCTTGGTTAATTTCAGATCCCAGTTAGAGATTGGCACAGAAGTTATTGCAGATGGAGAACGATGCACTAATCTTATGATTAATACATACAATTTTATATATTATTTTATGGTGGTGTATGTGTATGAATCTAACTCCTATGGAGGCAGCTACAAAATTTGTGGAATTAAATTTTCCAAACTGTAGTGCTGCTTTTTTGGCTGCGAGTGCAAAGAAAGAAAGTATTAAAAAGAATTCGGATTTAGATATTGTTATTTTTGATGATGAAATCACTTTTCATTTCAGAAGGGTATATGATTACGCCCCATGGCCTGCAGAGGTATTTGGGTTTAATGAAAGCAATTTTAAAGAATTTTTGAATAGAAACGATACATCTGCTTTACCAACAATTTATATCATTTGTACAAAGGGATTTGTAGTTAAAGATAATGGAAAAGCTGAGTCCATTAAAAAAATGTGTGAAGAACATCTCGAACAAGGTCCACCGAGCTGGAGCTTTGATGAATTGAATTTTGCGAGATTTGAAATTACTGATCAGTTGGAAGATTTAATTACTTCACAAAATACAATGGAAAATTATTTTATTGTAAATAAATTATTTACTCTATGTGCTACATTTATTTTAAGGGTAAATGATTTGTGGTTGGGAGACGGTAAATGGTTGTATAGAGAATTGTTTGCATACCATAAAGGGGTATCTGAACAATTTATTTCTGCTTTTGAAAGTTATTATAAAACAAGTGATAAACAACAATTAATTGATTTTATTGATTCTATCTTAGAACCCTATGGGGGTAGGTTATTTGCTGGCTTTTATCAAGAAGAAGAGGAAGAGGATATGATTGAATAAATTGTTAATAATTGCTTTATGTAGGTTAAAAATTATATAGTATGTGTAAAGCTCGCTAATTAGCGGGTTTTTCTTTATAACTTAAGAATTTATAAGTTTTTCAAATTCTAAGTTTCAACAAAAGCTACCACTAATGAAGTATTCGACTACTTCTCCGAGAAGCTTCTATAGGAGCTTTTGTTATAAAAATAATTTCAAATTTTTATTGACATATACCCTGTGGGGGTATAATATATAAATGTGAGGAGGATGAAGTGTTTATGGATATGAATCAAAATAATAAAGTTTTAGAATCTTGTCATGCGGAAGAATCTGAACGAAAAAGTCATCATTCTGAAAAAATGAAAAAGGATCTAATTAAACGCTTGAATCGAATCGAGGGTCAGGTAAGAGGTGTCAAAGGTCTAATAGAAAAAGATACCTACTGTGATGATGTTTTAAATCAGATTGCAGCCGCAAAATCTGCACTAGATAGTGTAGGGAAACTTTTATTAGAAGCTCATATGAGGAGCTGTGTAGTGGACCGTATACAAGAAGGTGAAGATGAAGTTATAGATGAGCTTTTAACTACTGTTCATAAATTATTAAAATAACCAGCTTCATCATATAAGTCCCTCAAAAAACGAATAATAACTATTATATATGGCAAAATATTAAAAGGAGAGTTTAAATTATGAAAAATCAAACATTAAAAGTAGAAGGAATGTCTTGTAACCATTGTGTAAATGCTATTGAAAGTACTTTAAAGGAAATGGGTGTTAAAGGAAGTGTAGATCTAAAAAATGGTTCTGTAGAAGTTAATTATGAAGAGTCAAACATAAACTTAGAAGCTATAAAAGAAGCGATTGAAGAGCAAGGGTATGATGTAGTATAAATGATAAGTTATATTGGGGGAGGATTTTTTTTAAACTAAATTATACCCCCATAGGTATAATGGAAGGTGAGAATAATGGAATCTAAACAGCCTTTACTAAAACAAACATCCCTACAAATTACTGGTATGACCTGTGCAGCATGTGCGAATAGAATAGAAAAAGGATTACAAAAAATAGAAGGCGTAAGTGAAACAAATGTGAATTTTACTTTAGAAAAAGCCAGAGTCTCATATGATCCAACAAAAGTAAATTTTAACGAACTAGAACAGAAAGTTGAAAAATTAGGTTACGGCACAGTGAAAAGTTCAGTAGATTTTGATATAACGGGAATGACCTGTGCGGCCTGTGCCAATAGAATAGAAAAAGGTCTAAATAAATTACCAGGTGTAATTAATGCAAATGTTAACTTTGCTTTGGAAAGCGCACATGTAGAGTATACCTCAGAAGAAGTATCAGTGAAGGATATGATTCAAAAGGTGGGGAAATTAGGTTACAAAGCGATACAAAAAGAAGAACAAGGTAAGGGAGAAGATCATCGTACAGAAGAAATAAAACGGCAAAAAATGAAATTTATCATGTCAGCAATATTGTCATTTCCATTGTTGTGGGCAATGGTAAGTCATTTCTCTTTTACCTCATTTATTTGGTTGCCAGACTTATTTATGAATCCTTGGTTTCAGTTTGCATTAGCAACACCTGTGCAGTTCATCATTGGTAAACATTTTTATATTGGAGCCTATAAAGCATTACGCAATAAGAGTGCCAACATGGATGTATTAGTTTCACTTGGTACTTCTGCAGCTTATTTTTATAGTTTGTATTTAACAATAGAATGGAGCTTGATGGTAGAAAAAGTCCATACACCAGCATTATATTACGAAACGAGTGCAGTTCTAATTACTTTAATCATCTTAGGAAAATTGTTTGAGGCATTAGCTAAAGGAAGGTCATCTGAGGCTATTAAATCTTTAATGGGCTTACAAGCAAAAACAGCGTTAGTTATCCGTAATGGAGTGGAAATGAACATTCCAGTGGAAGAAGTTAGTGTAGGCGAAGTATTGATCGTAAAACCAGGAGAAAAAGTGCCTGTTGATGGAAAAGTAGTTGATGGACATTCTACAATAGATGAATCTATGTTAACTGGTGAGAGTATTCCGATTGAGAAAAAGATCGGTGATAATGTTATAGGTGCAACAATGAACAAAAACGGAGTTATTCAAGTTCAAGCAACAAAAGTAGGTAAAGAAACAGCATTAGCGCAAATTATCAAGGTAGTGGAAGAAGCACAAGGTTCAAAAGCACCAATACAAAGAATTGCTGATCGAATCTCTGGAATATTTGTTCCAATTGTAGTGAGCATAGCTCTATTGGCATTCCTAATTTGGTATTTAATGATTGAACCAGGGGAATTTGCAACTGCACTTGAAATAGCCATTGCGATTTTAGTTATTGCTTGTCCATGTGCGTTAGGTTTAGCGACTCCTACCTCTATCATGGCTGGTTCAGGGAGATCAGCGGAATTTGGTATTTTATTTAAAGGTGGAGAACATTTGGAATCCACTAAGCATATCGA harbors:
- a CDS encoding amidohydrolase; translation: MKLLIINGTFLTMNGNETIKNGYMVIENEFIQYIGKDKPEGENNYDQMINGADRIYMPGLINTHTHAAMSLLRGYADDLALKTWLAKIWPIEAKFTKEDVKWGTLLSILEMLKGGITCFVDMYHHMDEVAQSVEISGVRACLTRGLIGFGGKEAQQAILKEAKTFSKYWNGKANGRITTMMSPHSLYTCTPEFIEQILQVAKELKLPIHMHMSETLSEVEENVKQYGLRPVAHLQKLGVFDHPCLVAHAVYLTDEEIDILKEFSVHVSHNPGSNLKLASGIARLPKLLKEGVLVSLGTDSAASNNNLDMIEEVRLAALIHKGNTGDPTAISAVDALRLGTIDGAKSIWLNDVGMLKVGMRADFIAINTDQAHVLPKYDFISNIVYSARACDVEDVWVNGKQLVKNKEMLILDEEQIKYEFNVRFERLTKFMSEL
- a CDS encoding molybdopterin cofactor-binding domain-containing protein, with the translated sequence MGTIGKSIIRKEALDKVKGKSKYTGDDQSAMLHAKMLISPYAHAKIKHIDTSKARNTPGVRAILTGDPLPLTGEEIRDRPPIAYDKVRYYGEVVAVVVADNPMLAKNAANLIRVTYEPLPVVNSSTQAYEKNAPLVHENLDSYQHLKEAFPEKDTNIANRTKIRKGNITLGWNKSDVVVEASFSFSPSDHAAMETRCVIAEIRQDETIVITSSSQAPFIIKKLMHDYFAVDVGKVIVNTPFVGGGFGGKDSVQLELIAYLASKAVDGRKVKILNSREEDLITSPVHIGLDATIKLGCTKDGKLQAAEILYLFDGGAYSDSAVSISRAAGANCTGPYQIDNIWCDSLCMYTNHPYAAPFRGYGHSEAMFVFERTMDILAKKSKIDPLQLRLLNAIVPGDTTPTQVLVNKSNIGNLPECIHRLKTIMNWDEGQIVKISDTKVRTKGICCMWKNSVIPSDGGSGVILTFNPDGSINIISGVVEIGTGTKTVLTQMLADKMKIDINQIYVQMEVNTQSTPEHWKTVASRGAFMAGRALLSAADDAIRQLKDLTACILRCSKEDLEIGFGRVFLRDNPNIGLDIKDIAFGYKYPNGNVIGGQIIGRGNYIQRHISYLNPETGAGKLGPEWGVAAQGVEVEFDAMDYTYKIIKAFTVIDIGKVLNEKAALGQVMGGMSMGLSFAARETFVFDELGRVSNPQLRTYRSLRFGEHPKYAVEFVETPFQEGPYGARGVGEHGLIGMPAALANSLSIAAGVELNQLPLIPELIWKMKEGSVNGSF
- the deoD gene encoding purine-nucleoside phosphorylase, which translates into the protein MSIHIEAKKNEIAETILLSGDPLRAKYIAETFLEDIFCYNNVRGMLGFTGIYKNERISVQGTGMGVPSIAIYVNELIQSYGVENLIRVGTCGAIQKDVKVRDIILAITSSTDSQMNRIEFGPIDYAPTATFNLLKRAYNASIEKGLNLKVGSVFTTDQFYNDNAQFKRLARYGILGVEMETTALYTLAAKFDVNALSILTVSNHILTGEETTPEEKETTFNDMIEVALDTAIKK
- a CDS encoding nucleotidyltransferase domain-containing protein, with amino-acid sequence MNLTPMEAATKFVELNFPNCSAAFLAASAKKESIKKNSDLDIVIFDDEITFHFRRVYDYAPWPAEVFGFNESNFKEFLNRNDTSALPTIYIICTKGFVVKDNGKAESIKKMCEEHLEQGPPSWSFDELNFARFEITDQLEDLITSQNTMENYFIVNKLFTLCATFILRVNDLWLGDGKWLYRELFAYHKGVSEQFISAFESYYKTSDKQQLIDFIDSILEPYGGRLFAGFYQEEEEEDMIE
- a CDS encoding metal-sensitive transcriptional regulator, which encodes MDMNQNNKVLESCHAEESERKSHHSEKMKKDLIKRLNRIEGQVRGVKGLIEKDTYCDDVLNQIAAAKSALDSVGKLLLEAHMRSCVVDRIQEGEDEVIDELLTTVHKLLK
- a CDS encoding copper ion binding protein, which gives rise to MKNQTLKVEGMSCNHCVNAIESTLKEMGVKGSVDLKNGSVEVNYEESNINLEAIKEAIEEQGYDVV
- a CDS encoding heavy metal translocating P-type ATPase; translated protein: MESKQPLLKQTSLQITGMTCAACANRIEKGLQKIEGVSETNVNFTLEKARVSYDPTKVNFNELEQKVEKLGYGTVKSSVDFDITGMTCAACANRIEKGLNKLPGVINANVNFALESAHVEYTSEEVSVKDMIQKVGKLGYKAIQKEEQGKGEDHRTEEIKRQKMKFIMSAILSFPLLWAMVSHFSFTSFIWLPDLFMNPWFQFALATPVQFIIGKHFYIGAYKALRNKSANMDVLVSLGTSAAYFYSLYLTIEWSLMVEKVHTPALYYETSAVLITLIILGKLFEALAKGRSSEAIKSLMGLQAKTALVIRNGVEMNIPVEEVSVGEVLIVKPGEKVPVDGKVVDGHSTIDESMLTGESIPIEKKIGDNVIGATMNKNGVIQVQATKVGKETALAQIIKVVEEAQGSKAPIQRIADRISGIFVPIVVSIALLAFLIWYLMIEPGEFATALEIAIAILVIACPCALGLATPTSIMAGSGRSAEFGILFKGGEHLESTKHIDTVILDKTGTITKGEPELTDVLTEMDEYEFLKLVGAAEKNSEHPLAEAIVKGILSKGIKLPSINDFEAMPGFGIRGIVEEKVILIGTRNLMEQYEVEIKNAQESMVTLEQEGKTAMLVAIDGKYAGIVAVADTIKETSEEAVKRLKKMGIQVIMITGDNTRTAKAIATQVGIDDVLAEVLPAGKAEEVKKLQNQGKKVAMVGDGINDAPALATSDIGMAIGTGTDVAMDAADVTLMRGDLNSIPDSIYMSRKTMANIKQNLFWALAYNSLGIPIAAIGLLAPWVAGAAMALSSVSVVLNALRLQRVKI